DNA from Magnolia sinica isolate HGM2019 chromosome 19, MsV1, whole genome shotgun sequence:
ttggaatcatgtcctaaaacgagctgtaaaaacggatggacggattggataagacacattcatatggtggggtccacagagctttgacaccaactagcCTTTGCTGATTTTggatcaccagccaaaccgcgtacCCTAAATGTCTAAAGTTCACGCGGTGCGACCGCCTAATGttcggatcaagctgaatttATTATTTTGTACTTAATACTGGCGacttacacctgattaacggctttgatacaccatggtggacccacaaaTAAACCCATAGTTGATATCCTATCTCCCTTGTTCCCCGTGGTGTGGCCCCCCTTAGTTGTCTAACTAGCTGATTTTTATCCCCAGATCCTAGAATCGAGGATGAAACctagtgaacggagtggattttacatacacagcATAGTGGACACACGCTGCCTAAAGCGGGTGTTGTAGAGGATCCAGTTCCAATAACAGCACACAGCAACTCCCACAAAGTTGCGTATTATTTATTACTTTCGTGTTAGGTTTCCTTAACAAGTTAAGCACAACCTGACAgagcgtgtgggacccacatccaaAGAGATTGCTAATTACAGATTAAACACTCATTAATCACAATTAATAGCTTATCCCACATCTGAGCTAAAACCCATCCCTTGAGTGAGCCCCCACGCGTAGATTCTGGGGCGCAATAaccaatctgatccgttcatcaggtggaccacacacgtcCAGTAAATTGGACCGTTGTATCCATTTCAGAGGTTCCTCACACAATACGctcggggagcggattaggtgttacccccgtgtggggcccaccttgatgaacgtgGTGTATATCCAAGCTGcccttggatggcaaataaacattacgtgttAGCTTACGAGGtaggctttcaatcaccactttttcatgtggtgtggtccacctgagatttgaatctgcttaatttttgggctcacgacctacaatgggctggaaaaacggatggacggcgtggatgcacaagacatcatcaaggtgggccccacggcagtaacaactaatccgctcccataCGGATGATGGGCAACAGGCACTCCAAATAAAACGATAAGATCGTTTCACCTGGCGTGTAATACGCATCCCATGTCAGAAAACGACGTTGATATAATAATGTACGCACCATGCGCATTTTAGAAATCCAGCTCTAATAACACATATTCACATAAACGTATACATATATCtctatattatatatttaaacGTTTACacaatatcaaaaaaaaaaaaaaaacactaaaaagaGACTAAAACAGGAGAGAAATTACAAAAAAGGGCTTATTGTGATTGCTAGAAAACAAATCCCAACACCGCCAAAACTGCTTTTCCCGTCTCTTACGGCAAAATCACGCCGGCAGATCCAGGCCCAGCTCGACCTTACACGTGTCAGCACCACAGCCGTCCATCTCGCCATGCATTGTCACGTGTCGCGCGGCATGAGTGCGGCTGACATGAGACACCGGCTCGAACCCAAGCGTCAGTTCCAGCTCAACATCCCCGTCATCGGCTCGGCTATCCTGCAGTCCGACCGGCTCCTGCTCGGCCCGGCTCACTAGAGAAGCCTCGACCGTTTCGACCGAAAACATGCTCTCTGTCTCTCGGCTATCGCCATCCGCGTTCGGCTCCGAGTGCTGACTCGAGGACGAGTCGTGACAGCCGACTCGGTCCATGTCGTCAGGGTAACAACGGCGCCACCTCAGATTACAGACGGGAGTCGAGTCGGGGTTTTCGTCGTCAGCCGCGTCGGATACCAAGTCCACTTTTGGCTTTGGCTTAGCCGAGCGCTTGAACCGGCTCCGAGTCTTCACCTTGTGCAGATCCTGAGTCGCGGAGGTCTCTTCCTTGGACACGTGTCGGATATCGTACGCTTTCATTGGAGGGCTGGGGCTTGCAGCTGTCTCGGAAGGTATTGGCATGATCGGCGCGCCTTTGAGAACGGCTTCGACAGCGGCTTGGCAAAGCTGCCAGCTTCCAGACCAGAGCAAGCCGACCGAGCCGTAGATCGGGTTTACGATTCGTCCACAGGCTTCATATAACAAGGACCTGAAAATAGCTGGAATTCGAAAAATCCAATCAGACAGAGAAAAACATCCCAGCACCAGAAGAATCTGGTCCGAATCAGAGACTTATGAAATACGAAAAACCCAACCACATCCACACGAAATCATCGATGAAAgactgaaaaaacaaaaacaaaaaatatgttCCGTACATCTGAAAATCCCCGAAAATCCACTACGACCCACCTGAAAACACGAACCAAAGATTGGAAAAATCCACcctatccaaacatccatccacaaAATACGATAAGACCCACATGATAAAATCGATCAAAGAATGTGAAAATCCAACCGAATCCAGACGCATATAAGAAAATCGATTCAAATACCACAAGACCCACATGATAAAATCTATAAAAGATTAGGAAAATCCAATGATAAAACCTATGAAAGATTGGGAAAATCCAATCCAAATTTCCAAACATATGAAATCCAGGAAATACAATAAGACCCAAATGATCAAATCAATCAAAGGTTGGGAAATGGAAAAGAAATTACCAGGTCGAAGGTGCTCTGGGCCGGCGTTGATAAGGTTCATGAGTCCAGCACGGCCATAGAACTTGGCTAGAAATACAGTGGCATTGGCTTGAGATTCAGGGTTCTTTATCCATTGTAGGCAGGGCCGTATGCTGCAGTTTTCACTGCAGCCCTTGCGTAGAACCCTACAACCGTTGCAGCTCATCCTCATGGCCACTACAATCAAGTACTAGTGAAAGCTACTACAGCTATGGTtgattgagagaaagagagagagagagagagagagaggtttgatcGGGAAGAGAATGGGAGGGTGTGGGTATTTAAGTGGGGGTGGGACATGGAAAGGAGAGCCGTGGATTTCTACGGTGGCCAGTGGTTTCCAAGGGAGTGGTAGGATGGAAAGTGGGCTTTTATTATTCGGGAAAGTGTTGGACGGACTGCCCTTGGGTTCTTCTGTCCACGAGTTTAGGAAATGACGGGCCGTGGGTTTGAAATTACGAATTTAGCCTTTTGTTTGCGTTGCATGGCTTGGGTACGGCTGTGGTACACCATTTTGTAACAAACCGCTTGtgaatttgatccaaaacatggtgggccacctagTGTTAGCCTTTGATTCAAAATATCAGActtatccaaaaatcaggtgggccacattgtaatAAACGGTGAAAATCTGCCTACAAGTTTTGAAtttacgtggtgtggtccacctggctGTAAGGATAGCAGCATTTTTGAAGGGTGTGTTTATCTTAGTGAGAGGAGTcatttgaatggattggattggatatATAAACTACAGTGGACCCGGTACACAACTAATGGTGGGTGTCTTATCCCAAGTCCTTAACGTGTGGCTTACCTAAGTACTGGACTGACACAATTTTTATTGTACTAGGTGATTGTAAGGCATAACGgttgatgaacggtatggatctcaTACACGTTCTCTCTTACGTTGTGTTCCGTTGGTTGAAGCCACACCCCCCACTACATTGGGAGTTGTAGCCACACTCCGATGACTACGTAGTCTACCTCCGAATTCCCTGCATCCGATGTAAGAAAACGAAATTCAACctgattt
Protein-coding regions in this window:
- the LOC131234978 gene encoding LOB domain-containing protein 41-like: MRMSCNGCRVLRKGCSENCSIRPCLQWIKNPESQANATVFLAKFYGRAGLMNLINAGPEHLRPAIFRSLLYEACGRIVNPIYGSVGLLWSGSWQLCQAAVEAVLKGAPIMPIPSETAASPSPPMKAYDIRHVSKEETSATQDLHKVKTRSRFKRSAKPKPKVDLVSDAADDENPDSTPVCNLRWRRCYPDDMDRVGCHDSSSSQHSEPNADGDSRETESMFSVETVEASLVSRAEQEPVGLQDSRADDGDVELELTLGFEPVSHVSRTHAARHVTMHGEMDGCGADTCKVELGLDLPA